The genomic segment TGGCTTTGGCGTGGTCGCCGTGGTTTTGGCTCAGCAGGGCGCAGGCGTATGGAGTCTCGTCATAGGGTTCCTGGTTCAAACACTCATCTCTCTTATTGCAGGCTACTGGGTAGTGCGACATACCCTTGTGCCTCGCCTTGAAGGTGATGCCGAACTGCGTAAATTCGGCTTCAGTGTGCTGGGGACCAACCTTGCCAATTGGGCTATCGACAACCTAGACCGCTTCCTCATTGGCCGGCAGTGGGGCATAGCGGCACTAGGGGCTTACTCGGCAGCATCCAACCTCTCACGAGTGCCTGTCACCTTATTGGTGTCGTCCTTCCAATCGGTCGTTTTATCGTCGGCATCACGTGTGCAAGACGATCACGAGCGTTTGCGTCGGGGCTTCAGTGCGGTGTTGTCTTTGGTCAGTTTGGTGACGTTTCCATTAGCGGCAGTGCTGGCACTCAAGGCAGACTTTGTCATACACACACTCTACGGCGACCAATGGGGGCAAGCAGGTGTGCTGTTTGCCGCTTTTTGCGTCGCGCTGCCTTCGTATGTGTTGCTGTCGGTCACAGGACCTACTCTTTGGGCAGTAGGTGCAGCTGCAAGTGAATTCAAGGTACAACTTTTTACAGCATTAGTTCTTCTCACGGGGCTGCTGCTGCTTGCTGGTCAACCACTTGCTGCAGCGATCTGGCTCATACCCTGTGTCTACCTCTTCAGGTTTTTGTTGGTTTATCGCGTATTGGGTAAACGAATTGGACTCGCCAATCGACAAACCCTTCAAGCGATTACCGGTGGCCTTGTTTTAACTGCCATGGTGATCTGTATTGAGCTCGCTACCACCTGGCTTGCACCGAACCTATCAAACCCCTTGCTGCTCAATGCAGTCCAAGGCGCTTTGCACGCCATCGCTTGCTTAACTATTTTGCGACTTGCTCCCCGCTTCTTTATGGGTACTGAACTCTGCACCATGTTGATAAACCGCCGCGCTGAATCCAAAGTGGCCCGTGTCGCGTGTCAAATCATC from the Rhodoferax potami genome contains:
- a CDS encoding lipopolysaccharide biosynthesis protein produces the protein MKHDLARRSVQAVFWSYLGAGGKIAAQLVIQILLARMLGPSVFGQYAAVLVVIGFGWLFADSGFGAALVQKKDIDDNDVGYALGWVLLLSVVTGAAIMGLSPWLAKALGDSALLFPLLVCGPIIVLQALSNISTSLMRRNLDMKRNQIIQLIAYVVGFGVVAVVLAQQGAGVWSLVIGFLVQTLISLIAGYWVVRHTLVPRLEGDAELRKFGFSVLGTNLANWAIDNLDRFLIGRQWGIAALGAYSAASNLSRVPVTLLVSSFQSVVLSSASRVQDDHERLRRGFSAVLSLVSLVTFPLAAVLALKADFVIHTLYGDQWGQAGVLFAAFCVALPSYVLLSVTGPTLWAVGAAASEFKVQLFTALVLLTGLLLLAGQPLAAAIWLIPCVYLFRFLLVYRVLGKRIGLANRQTLQAITGGLVLTAMVICIELATTWLAPNLSNPLLLNAVQGALHAIACLTILRLAPRFFMGTELCTMLINRRAESKVARVACQIISLKAPAP